The DNA sequence AAATAAATTACAGAATTACAGAATAGCTATAGTGGGCCTAAGGCAGGCCCAATGTATACCTAGCCTAGCTAGGCCTTCAACACAGTTTCACAAACAACCCAGAAATAATCTCCATTCACACAAAATAGCCCACATCCAGTAGCCATCAAAAGTCCCAGAGGTATAGCCATTTACACAAACCAACTGGTTTATCCAGCAAGTGAGAAGAGGGGACAAAGTTGAGCAATTAGGAAAAAGGTGGCAAAGAATCTTGGACcatagtgtgtcagagttcccaagggctttaAGAAcctagggcagtgctcacactagggaggttgatagaggAGACTTAGGGGAAgggctttggctttcagccagccccAGAATTAAACAAGAAACAACCAGTGAAAATAAGAGTAGGGTAATAGGTTTGGAAAACATTTGCAAACTTGTAAGATAATCATATAATGAACTCCAAAAGCAAATTAACACACTGGGCAGGGTGACATATGATAAGGAACAAGGACCCTGGGATTGCAAGGGGATTAGACTAGTAAAACCAAGTAATACAACCAGTGTAGAACTTAAAGGATCGGATTATTCCAAACTCAGGATTACACAGTATAATACAAATAGAATTAGATACCGTAGAGGGTATCAGTCAAAGAGGATTAGTTTAAAGGATAATAGGTTGTTAGAGGTGCAGAATTGGACATGGCAAGAACACATATAGTGGAAACCATAGTCATAGGAGCATACTACACTTAAAGTAAGGTCTTAAATAAGTTAAGGTATGCTAATTACATCAATTAATCATTAAAAGTTCAGAATTAGGCAGAGAATCATGGATTAAACCATATAATCAAGGCAGAATATTCGAATTATCAACaataccaaactaaacatgcttcaTTCTGTCTAAATTAACTAAGTTAGGTGCAAAGATATTATTAGGCTAACAATTATAGGCAGAATCACACATAAAGAGAGTCAAGGGAATACATTAAGTCGTGCAGTTTCAAAGAACATGCTAACATAAGAGAATAAACATTGTGAGGGTTTAGAAACTAACTAGTGATTGTTtaataaataagaaaagaacagCAGTAAGGACCCAGAGTCTCAAATGTgtcaagttcccaagggtttcaagaacccagggtagtgctcacacccaagagatGGTCAGAAAAGTGGaaatccggtggccttggctttcagccggccaagagccaaacaGAACAAAATAGTAAACAAATATAGAGTAGAAACCTCAATTTTTAGTGAGAATTTTTAGTGACATTTTGTCTGTTCAAAAAGGGGAAAGGGaatgggtttatatagtggtaaaaATCAGCACATAAGTAAGAAAATATAAACAATCAACCcataaaaggaaagaagaacacataaattaatttaaaatcaaattaggagAATAAGCCggtaaattctagtttttttcttttaggaaaaataaatatcaacGGAATATACACAGAAACGGTAGCATAGGACGAATATAGACacaaataatactcaaaatcagagaatcaaaccaattttggttcgatttgaACAGATTTATAAACCCTAGTTGTTTTAGGAAAAATAAGAATCAACAAAAATGCACAAATATTTGTACTCACAATAGATAAAGGATGAACATAGACAGAATAACAGAAAGATCAGTGATTTGAACCTATTTTGGTTCGATCTTATGGAGATCttcttgccatgtttaggcaagcagtaTAGGAGAGTAACCAATACCCGGAGGAGGTCATATATGGCAAGTAGTAGCCATAAAATCCCATATTAGACGGGATTATGAGAGGATTTAGGGGGCGGCGGCTAGGGTTCTTAGGAGGGAGAAGGGAGGTGAGGGATATTAGGGCGGCAGACGGGGGAGAATAGGATTAGGGTTGGGGTTTGGGTTAGTTTAAAGGGGAGGGTTTTatatgggtcgttgatctcaTAGATCAACGGCCACGATTAAAGAGTAGTTGGGTCGGGTTATTATAAATGGGTCGCGATCGGGTTAGGGGTTGGGTTAATTTGATTTGGGCTGGTAGTTGTTTGGTATAGTGTATTAGGCTTTGGGCCTTTTGTTTGGTCCGAAAATAAGTTCAAGAgtgggctagtttttaaatacccaatattttagcaaaaataataatttataaaagtaattaataaataacaaaaatattacttgtgcactaaaatgattaaactAATAACttgcattataaaaatataaaaagttattttttgcataaataatttaattatacatgaatatgggctattattataaaaatatgcaattagcttaaaaatacaaatgtaattataaaaaatacagtacaatatttaaaaatatatatgttggtgtaaatgataagtttgCATGATTaaatcattataaaaataatttgaaggataattattggatatttatacaataaaatgtagaaagaaattgatttaaagcctttaaaaattatgaaaaattatgaaaaaaagcttgtataggtttataaactaaatgataatacaaatatactattttgaaattatatatatattttaaaaatatgagggaaattgggtatcaacagaaattttattattttatctttgttattgaatattttagtataatgttatgacttatctcatattattgtgttagtttctaggaaaacacattatatagttgtattttactaggacttaaaaaatatttggagcacaagttacatattttatgctatgaagactttaccgaaAAAACcccgaaaacccgaaaaattccaaaaaacccgagattgaaaaatctgactttattggtttggtttggtttataaatttaaaacccCAACACCATTGGtatggtttgataattgaaaaatccaaaccaacccgacctatgtacaccccgtgctaatgtccacgtcatcttcatgaattcggacgACGGgctccgaattgcctaaaattttgtgggcctatTATAAACGATCTAATGAACAACATTGtttcaccatgattgttccttattttttagcattttaggaccataaaacaagaatttaggacgatttcaaaattttcatatgctaatgtacatgccatcttcatgaattcgggcgacgggcTCCGAATCACCTAAACTTTTATGGCATATCAGATATACTCACCGctttgccatgactgttccttattattttttgcattttagcgccataaaataggaattcttgACGAATTtttatttttcgtgtgctaaggtCTACGTCAttttcatgaattcgggcgacgaggtctgaatcgcctaaaattttgtaggcccctaaaaaatgacctaatgaacaatagttattTTTTCGTCATattcgttcctcgtttttggcgttttaggactaTAAAAAGGAATTTAAGacgattttcaaattttcgaGTGCTAATGTCCACGCTATCTGCATGTATTCGGGCGACGGGtttcctatcgcctaaaaattttgtgGGCAcatcagaaacgacctaatgaacaatagtcattgctttgtcatgaccgctcctcattattttggcattttatggtcataaaataagaattcagaGCGATTTATAGTTTTTTGTGTGTTAATGTCTATGTCATCTTGATGAATTCAGGCGACGGGTTCTGAATCGCTTACAATTTTGTGGAACCCTCATAAACGACCTTATGAACAATACTTATTTCTTTTCATGTTCCTAGTTTTTTGCCATTTTAAGACCTTAAAACAAGAGTTAAGACGATTtttgatttttcgtgtgctaatatcCATGCCATCTTTATAAATTGATGGCGGACTCTGAATTACCTAAAAGCCTTTACCGTCATTGAATGAGTAGAGAACTATGTCCCATCGCCTTAAAATTCTGAATCCACCTTTAATTTTGAGTAATCATTTTGAGTTGGGAGTTATAAAATAAGAAGCGATCCCTTTTTCAATGGGATTTACAAGACTAAATCCTGATTAGTTAGGGCATCGATGCAAATTTCAAGCAACCGaaaaaccaaaaaatatttttttttccttatttcgTGGGCTTTTAAGTCTCCTCAGAAAAGTTCACTTACAAAAATGATGGTTCCTCAAAGGAATAAATCACTAAACCTCAGCACCACCTATGTGTCTTCTCATCTTTGTTTTTACCTAAGtctccctttttctttttcttttttcaacttTTGACCATGAAATCGCAACCCAAAGTTACCGGAGAAAATAATGAAAAACAACAACGAAAAGATGAACAAATCAAAATccagagaaaaataataataaaaatctcAGACCCAGATGCTACAGAATCATCATCTTCAGAAGAGGAACAAGAAAATAGACCATCTAGAAAGCAGCAGCCAAAGCTCACTGTTCATGAAATTTTTCAAGATAAGGTAAAAACTACAACTTTTTCTAGCAAATTGCCTTCTGGGGTTCGAAAGAGAAAATGGGGAAAGTATTGTGCTGAGATTAGAGACCCATTTAACAAGAAAAAAATTTGGTTGGGTACTTTTAATACTGCTGAAGAGGCTTCTCAAGTTTATCAGTCTAAGAAACTTGAGTTTGAGGGAAAAATAAAAATGGCTAAAATTGCAAAAACAAACAAGGGTATTTCTGAAAAATCTGAACTTGAGAGTAAGACCTCAGATTCATCAAATGGGGTTGAAGGAAAAGGCAATAATTCTAGTGCAGGGGAAGAACAAGAAATTGGGAATAACAGTGTTGAAGAGTTGTTGAAGGGGCAGTGGATACAAATTTCAGATGATAAAGAAGTTTATATTTCATTGAAATTGGGGGTTCCGATTGTTGATAATTATGGATTTTTATTAGGTGAATTTAGTGAATTGGATGATCTTAGTATTTCTGTCTGTGATATAGAAAATGATCTCTGAGATAACTATTTTTTACAAAAATAGCCATCTTGTTATTGTAAGTCAATGATTTACTTCTCAATGTGATATTCCATGTGAGAGTGGGGGAAAATAGTGAAATTGCTACTACAAATTTAATTGCAGCAATACAAATTTGTTCCTACAATGGAAATTTGAGTTCTTGTTCTCCATTTCTGGATTATGTGATATTATAATTGATGATTAAATTTAATGACCTGACCAATCACTTGTCGACATAACATTTATTTGAATGAGTCAGGACTCCCGAGGTACACAATTACACATGGTGGCCCTTCATTCGCTCCCTACTTCACACCGTATTCATTattcaaaagtcatttttctttacgCAACTTTATATTCATTattcaaaagtcatttttctttcttttgttacgtaaaagtcaTTTAATTTTGTATTCATtacctaaaaattatttttctttctttaattaCACAAAGATTATTTTACTATGCTCTAGTTATGACAATAGTCACTTTGCTCAGATTTTACAAATTTTTTACCCGAAAAGTCTATTATtcccttgacattataaatctcCCCATTTATGTAacaccttctatattatatgttatataatatacttttacccaggtattttacttataattaaaataacttactattattttatttattatttttataatataatcgtacaattaattttttcttaatattaatttttaaaatatataagtagcattattaaatttgtcgATAACATTGTCGTGAACAAATCTCAAGTCCACGTTCTTAATCATGCTTaatgaaaattataaaatcaaaggTCATTGATTTATCAGCCAAACCATACCCAttaatccaataaataaaatacttacATTTAGCACAATGACACATCGtattaatactttaaaataaataatattaacagataaaGCTTTAAAAAACTTAATATTAGACACAAATATTTTTGAAACTTTTTCTAAAATTCTTATTAACTCTAAAAACCTATCATTTGTTAAAAAATCTATTTTTGTTatttcaattaaatattaaaagataaatatttttatcttttttatatttaaaatatgttcatgcttgaatatgattaaacaaattgagtatcatggaaaaattaaatgtatggatatattataaaaataataaattaaatataaaattattttaattataagtaaaatacctaggtacaaatatattaaataatatataatatagaagatgttacataaatgagaggatttataatgtcaaaggcataatagacttttcaagtaaaagtattataaaatctggtAAATAtgacttttgtgataaatagagtaaagtaaaataatttttgtgtaacaaaagaaataaaagtgacttttgagtaatgaacacaaagttgaatgatttttacgtaacaaaaagaagaaaaatgacttttgcgtAATGAACACAGAGTTGAATGACCACCCATGAAAATTACTTGAATTTCTCTTagacatagtaaaaataaaattggTCCGTCAAAATTAATCATatccattgttgatcaccttactggcttgttatttttattctgcttttatatgactttttggtactatcctttcttgtctatattttcattaatgtggtgcttatattTTCCTGAGTCGAGGctctattggaaacagtctctctattcTCACAAGGtaagagtaaggtctgcgtacacactaccctctccagacccagCGGTgtaggataatactgggtatgttgtgatatttaagacatgtctgtaaaatttggtgagaaacgaagttgatttgacgtgattcagacgtccagttgagaaaatagaaattttaaagtattcttgagaatttcatttgagttggtgctaaatttagagttctaggtgttattttagcgatttgatcacACGAgaaggtccgtatgatgtttttaggcttgtgtgcatgtttggtttggagcttcgagggttcgggtgagtttcggataggccacgggatactttggactttggaaatctggtttttctgcagaatctgtaTTCTGGCATgtcattcttcgcgttcgcgaaggcactctcacgaacgtgaagagtaaactgggcagctgaggatttcttctgcgcgaacgcgaaggcttggtcgtgaatgcgaagcgatgggggcgttacccttcgcgaacgcgacaagcccattgCCAACGCATAGCGTTAGCCACTAGGGAGaaggagtcagccttttcttcatcgcgaacacgagtaatgtctcgcgaacgcgaagaccaaggaagggtagcctatgcgaacgcgaaggcttggcaggccatacacttcgcgaacgcgacagtgctctcgcgaacgcgatgaacactgtcgctcAGCACTTAATACAATCCAAAATgagatttttgccaaaaaactcatttttctcaaaaactaaacggtgaggggcgatttttcaagagtcattccttccccaaattgttgtaagtgattctaaactattttttttcagttacccattacatttcttgaattttcaacctaaaatctagagttttcatggtagaattaggggttagggtagaaaatagggatttcaaaaatttggggatttagacctcaatttgaggtcagatttcaaaactaattacatattcgggctcggaggtgaatgggtaaaaagattttggtccgaacctcagatTTTGATCAAGCGGGCCCGGATCGATTTTTTGACtctttggaggaaaaattggaaaatttaatttatgaaatataattgattcctttagcaatatttgatattattgagttatttttgaatagatatgagtggtttggaggtgaattccaaaggaaaagctgtgattgagaattaagtggccttcagagcgaggtaagtgttgtgtctaaccctcacttgaggaaattaggaaccttaaattatttgctaagtgaaatttatgtgagcggcgtatatgtgaggtgacgagtacttatgcgctgccaatttacttgttttccatgtttctctgtttttcttatattgtcttattcctatgccaaattgctacatgttatactggtgttgttcaaattatcgttcttatcatgtttacggaattttctggtgataattgagtttttatttcaaagttgaagtaagatttgtacttgttattctatctctttattgttattcatgcattgcattatggtaagggagaatgttaatgcacgaagggtgatgtcgtgctatattatgagtgttaatgcacgaaaggtgatgccgtgccatattatgagtgttaatacacaaagggtgatgtcgtgccatattgtgagtgttaatgctcgaagggtgataccgtgccatattgtgagtattaatgcacgaaggatgatgccgtgccatattgtgagtgttaatgcacgaagggtaatgtcgtgccatgatatgagagtaaaagcacgaagggcgatgtcgtgccatttctattaattttaaggtgagattgagagtaaaagcacgaagggtgataccgtgcatttttctttacagTATTCATTATTCCTGtagattcatggtatattgactgctccggtgatcattctgttgtagttctttatctgcattccccttagtatgtctcccctcccgacattttctgtttagttcttcattcctgttatttgcgtatacactgttaaattgtacaggttgattgtaggtgccttgctttagcctcatcactacttcgtcgaggttaggctcgacacttaccagtacatggggtcggtagtaatgatgctgcactctgcactttctgtgtagattttgataccggctcaggttgatcgagatttgttaTTGGTCCATTGTTCGgaaactcaaggtagatctatcggcgtttacagaccttgaagtccctgtctatcttcTTATGtcatactgttttctttcattttaactgttgtatttatttcagactattatttgtagtgaattctagaatgctcgtgaattgtgcgtcgacggttcgtgatcccgcagatgaactacgagggagccagagatgctcaaacaatgcctcaacgtgtgattccgactgaagatgcggacgtataaagagatcacccagtgaataatatggggggtgcaacgtaccttggtatctggttgatttatacgagttgtgaatgtgagtattgtggaccatcggacatggtgaactatgacttctcgccgagtgggggagtccactatcaatgaagagattgcggggtcatgtgttatatcaattttggcctgaaatgtatataagtggtattgaaaggtttaccaaaaatttacacatgtttaaggcctgagattttgtagaggataaggttggtacttgcggtatgtccgcctacttaataatcctatacttcagtaccaaaggagttagagaagcaactttaaatttacaaaaaatctactcagcgtggacgtcatggttgcggattttgggatgcttcggaggaagtacagtggttgacgagattctggactatgtggtttgtgccaaaatttgtctgtatggagctctacttttgtaatcgttgtgtataaataggggtaagggttacctctgagaagaatcgaagagtatgttaagaaatgggtcagctcaacagtgttgaatCAGCATAAcgaaagaagaaattggccttgggagagataattctccacaggtgtccatggcaagcctatgaagagggcagaccagccaatgcaatactgcccacttggctcagttctcagaaatgcttttgaaagagtttgttcccggactctccgtaatgcatggcgcaaagtgtttgaacgattgcgtcaggtcaccatgacggtgtcataatatgccatcgggttcaataagttagcccgtcatcttcctactttgcttcctacaaccagagagcgagtccacacaatcattaaaggacttaattatgattgtaaaattttgtatgactcgggagctacaggctgatactccatttccactagtggtagaaattgccaagatattagaacgtgttcgaggtgaaaaaaaaaaactaaggagaccaagacgtctcgaggttctgggggattcagtggattctactctacgagtataaatcattatggcaggggctcgggtagtcggccaaCCTAGTTCGCGCATtggattaatcgaggtgctccagtaagttcttttaatgcaccactggcatgagtttcctacaatagTTATTCCAGTTATTTGGCATAGACTCAATATGAGTAGCCAAAcctgcaaaggggttgttataaatacggcgatactaggcatcatgagaaaattatcccaaacttgggagagatatatttcatcaaagcactcaggctacgtgccccattgcagttaccacaccacccacacgatcagttaggggtggaggacaggcgggtagaaggcgtcctagaggcgGAGACCCAGTCgttgttatatttattttatggtatggtggaggtcgttacatcagatggtgtcgttataggtacgacctcgatttaaaataaagaaataattttcttaacttgattcagttctgagtatcaagacgagtcctcctattgtgctccacttatgagtgagcttcgtaattctataatctacttatgtatCTGCTTCTTtg is a window from the Nicotiana tomentosiformis chromosome 10, ASM39032v3, whole genome shotgun sequence genome containing:
- the LOC104094840 gene encoding ethylene-responsive transcription factor ERF069-like, with amino-acid sequence MKSQPKVTGENNEKQQRKDEQIKIQRKIIIKISDPDATESSSSEEEQENRPSRKQQPKLTVHEIFQDKVKTTTFSSKLPSGVRKRKWGKYCAEIRDPFNKKKIWLGTFNTAEEASQVYQSKKLEFEGKIKMAKIAKTNKGISEKSELESKTSDSSNGVEGKGNNSSAGEEQEIGNNSVEELLKGQWIQISDDKEVYISLKLGVPIVDNYGFLLGEFSELDDLSISVCDIENDL